In one window of Camelina sativa cultivar DH55 chromosome 15, Cs, whole genome shotgun sequence DNA:
- the LOC104745016 gene encoding putative zinc transporter At3g08650, translated as MMHSGCKRLLLPLLFLFFVVFVGNTAGADSQWEVSHKVRASPHENMGRNVIDGSGVEKTLHDIGMGDKRGSHSKVSVSTVALFTLAMAAATGLGAVPFFFVELDPQWAGICNGMAAGVMLAASFDLVKEGQEHGSGNWVVIGILAGALFIWLCKKILEQYGEVSMLDIKGADATKVVLVIGIMTLHSFGEGSGVGVSFAGSKGFSQGLLVTLAIAVHNIPEGLAVSMVLASRGVSPQNAMLWSIITSLPQPIVAVPAFLCADAFSKFLPFCTGFAAGCMIWMVIAEVLPDAFKEASPSQVASAATISVASMEALSTLFESFTHDYNSEDASGFFVSLLFGLGPLLGGVFLVASAVTFRLQHALLMGVASGIAFVLGLWRPLQLLVSAKMGFIPLLSLLAVGAGLSHFISSSILNVTCRKKSGAGSLINPVTNFPTSVITLQSLLACGAVGFHALAEGLALGVAAPNAYGLGRHMVLPVSLHGLPRGTAVASCVFGATDSWHAALAAAALIGFVGPISAIGSILAGIDYSGLDHVMVVACGGLLPSFWQVIKRAVRLERRKGSVGMVLGLACAVVCLTFTRLVCLHTPYCNSAPEAVR; from the exons ATGATGCATTCAGGCTGCAAACGACTACTTCTGCCGCTTCTATTCTTATTCTTCGTTGTATTCGTTGGGAACACCGCCGGCGCAGATTCTCAATGGGAGGTTTCACATAAAGTTAGAGCTTCACCCCATGAAAACATGGGACGGAATGTTATTGACGGAAGTGGTGTAGAGAAAACCTTACATGACATAGGAATGGGTGACAAGAGAGGCAGTCACAGCAAAGTTTCTGTCTCCACTGTTGCCTTGTTCACCTTGGCAATGGCTGCTGCCACTGGGTTAGGTGCAGTGcccttcttctttgttgaacTTGATCCTCAATGGGCTGGAATATGCAATGGCATGGCGGCTGGTGTTATGTTGGCTGCTAGCTTTGATCTTGTAAAGGAAGGGCAGGAGCATGGCTCTGGTAACTGGGTTGTTATTGGGATTCTAGCCGGTGCTTTGTTCATCTGGCTCTGCAAGAAG ATTCTTGAACAATATGGTGAAGTTAGCATGCTGGATATTAAAGGTGCAGATGCAACTAAAGTTGTTCTCGTCATAGGAATTATGACACTTCATTCTTTTGGGGAAGGATCTGGGGTTGGTGTATCGTTCGCTGGTTCAAAGGGTTTTAGTCAAGGGCTTCTGGTCACTTTGGCCATAGCTGTCCATAACATTCCAGAAGGGTTGGCTGTTAGCATGGTGCTGGCATCAAGGGGTGTTTCTCCACAAAATGCCATGCTCTGGAGTATAATAACATCCTTACCTCAG CCTATCGTCGCTGTGCCAGCTTTTTTATGCGCTGATGCGTTTAGcaagtttttgcctttttgcACTGGATTTGCTGCCGGATGCATGATTTGGATGGTTATTGCTGAAGTGCTTCCTGATGCATTTAAG GAAGCGTCTCCGTCGCAAGTGGCATCTGCAGCCACAATATCAGTAGCTTCCATGGAAGCTCTTAGCACTCTTTTCGAGAGTTTCACACATGATTACAA CTCAGAGGATGCCTCTGGCTTCTTCGTTTCACTCCTCTTTGGTCTGGGTCCATTGCTTGGGGGTGTATTTCTGGTTGCATCGGCAGTCACCTTCCGCCTCCAGCACGCCCTTCTCATGGGAGTAGCCTCAGGCATTGCTTTTGTCCTTGGTCTTTGGCGTCCGCTTCAACTACTGGTATCCGCAAAAATGGGATTCATCCCTCTGCTTAGTCTACTTGCAGTTGGAGCTGGACTGAGCCATTTCATTAGCTCGAGCATCCTGAATGTAACTTGTCGAAAAAAGTCCGGGGCAGGCAGTTTAATAAACCCTGTAACCAATTTTCCAACCAGTGTGATAACACTCCAATCATTATTAGCATGTGGAGCGGTTGGGTTCCATGCACTAGCCGAGGGGCTTGCTCTTGGGGTAGCTGCTCCAAATGCTTATGGACTTGGCAGACACATGGTTCTCCCGGTTTCCCTACACGGGCTTCCTAGAGGGACAGCGGTTGCAAGCTGTGTCTTTGGGGCTACTGACAGTTGGCACGCAGCTCTTGCAGCAGCTGCTTTAATAGGATTTGTTGGACCCATATCAGCCATAGGATCCATATTAGCCGGGATAGATTACAGTGGACTGGACCACGTAATGGTGGTGGCATGCGGTGGATTACTGCCCAGCTTCTGGCAGGTGATTAAGAGAGCGGTGAGGTTAGAGAGAAGGAAAGGCAGTGTGGGGATGGTGCTGGGACTAGCGTGTGCTGTTGTGTGTCTGACTTTCACGAGACTCGTGTGCTTGCACACGCCCTACTGCAATTCTGCACCTGAGGCTGTTAGATGA